From a single Nostoc edaphicum CCNP1411 genomic region:
- a CDS encoding iron uptake porin: MGLIFLQKIRLISLIISLILSSINKANATTKPVSIENNQLNKITSVSQLSDISVDSWEFKTLQALIEQYDCVSNTNPDNQTLNRYQFATKLNACIIHINELISNGKINRKTLTTIQKLQAEFSAELATFRNRIDLLENKVNALQTQQFSPQVELEGEIIFAMIGVAGGKKANSRTKPINDNLVLSDRVRLSLETSFTGKDNLQIRLQGRNTPELSDFTGTKMANLGFDGDDDNEMEIDEIDYKFPLGKQTRITLYALGGGLGDFVPSVNPLFSGSGDGSISTFGRENPIRRQGGGAGIGISHNLNDSLNLSLAYITSDAANPERGIFASPHGAIAQITLEPTKTTALSVTYIHSYNNVNTGTGSELTNNPFNNQADAITANSFGAEAAWQLNPSITLGGRVGFIHATAEDLTATPNAFISTWALLLSIKDIGQEDSFAGFVVGQPPKVTDNSFGDTFEDEDTSLHLEAFYHLQITDNLAITPGLFVITNPENDNSNDKIYIGTVRTTFTF; encoded by the coding sequence ATGGGTTTAATTTTTTTGCAGAAAATTCGCTTGATTAGTTTAATCATTTCCCTTATCTTGAGCAGCATAAATAAAGCTAATGCAACGACTAAGCCCGTATCAATAGAAAATAATCAATTAAACAAAATTACATCAGTTTCTCAATTGTCGGATATTAGTGTTGATAGTTGGGAATTTAAAACACTACAAGCATTGATTGAGCAATATGATTGCGTTAGTAACACTAATCCTGACAATCAAACTCTAAATAGATATCAATTTGCTACTAAATTAAATGCTTGCATTATACACATAAATGAGCTAATCAGTAATGGTAAAATAAATCGAAAAACGTTAACTACCATTCAAAAATTACAAGCAGAGTTTTCGGCAGAATTAGCAACTTTCAGAAATCGCATCGATTTATTAGAAAACAAAGTGAATGCATTGCAAACACAACAGTTTTCGCCTCAAGTTGAGTTAGAGGGAGAGATTATCTTTGCGATGATTGGAGTTGCTGGTGGAAAAAAAGCCAACAGTAGAACCAAGCCAATCAATGATAATTTAGTGTTGAGCGATCGCGTCCGTCTTAGCTTAGAGACAAGTTTTACCGGCAAAGACAACTTGCAAATACGCTTGCAAGGTCGAAATACACCAGAATTGTCAGATTTTACTGGAACTAAAATGGCCAATTTGGGATTTGATGGCGACGATGACAATGAGATGGAAATAGATGAGATAGATTATAAATTTCCACTAGGTAAGCAAACTCGCATAACTTTGTACGCTTTAGGAGGAGGATTAGGCGATTTTGTTCCTAGTGTCAATCCTCTGTTTAGCGGTAGTGGAGACGGATCAATTTCTACATTTGGACGAGAAAATCCGATTCGACGACAAGGTGGCGGTGCAGGTATCGGTATTTCTCATAATTTAAATGACTCTCTAAATCTGTCATTGGCATATATTACCAGCGATGCAGCCAATCCAGAGAGGGGAATTTTTGCTAGTCCTCATGGTGCGATCGCTCAAATCACCCTTGAACCCACCAAAACAACAGCACTTAGCGTTACCTATATCCACTCTTACAATAATGTGAATACCGGCACCGGCAGCGAATTAACTAACAATCCTTTTAATAATCAGGCAGATGCCATTACTGCGAATTCCTTTGGTGCAGAAGCCGCTTGGCAACTTAACCCAAGTATCACCCTTGGGGGCCGAGTTGGTTTTATTCATGCGACAGCAGAAGATTTAACAGCAACCCCAAATGCTTTTATCTCCACATGGGCGTTACTACTATCGATCAAAGATATTGGACAAGAAGATAGCTTTGCCGGATTTGTGGTAGGTCAACCACCTAAAGTAACTGATAATAGTTTCGGCGATACCTTTGAAGATGAGGATACATCTTTACATCTAGAAGCTTTTTACCACCTGCAAATCACAGATAATCTAGCGATAACTCCAGGTTTATTTGTCATCACGAATCCCGAAAATGATAATAGTAATGACAAAATTTATATTGGTACAGTTCGGACAACATTTACCTTTTAA
- a CDS encoding TonB-dependent receptor plug domain-containing protein has protein sequence MKKDFLLLTVALPSLLIAFPGFAAESEIKQRNTDKSTEVISDIPSLSEIELPATNAELLTQQSAPSEVNPETQPELEQDDTDITIEAIAEPDNLPQSTPTYVIDKEEIQKQGATSLADILKRMPGFAINDVGHGADIHTGTYYRGASINQSVFLINGRPINNNVNTYHGGTDLNSIPVESIERVELYSGTASALYGSSAFGGVVNIITKEGYGKPKLSASAEFGSLSLNNQQVTYGGSSDKVKYNFSFERFFIDNRYRVPVGAANRDEQGFLSNADTATSTYFGSIGLDLDKKNSLNLDVTALSSRRGLIYFGFPLQRDRLDHDGLNVGLSWKTRLGNGESSNLTTSIGYNQDYFSTYGPTGAFYRTGSLDTQQLTARVDHEWKVTSNNKLRWGLDLKNTDLIGDVLSTNPARIANNETEDRSLFNTALFAVNTWNISDNFLIDLGLRQSFDSQFGNYLNPSVGLRYAVTPIVAVRGSWAGGQRNPGLDQLYVYDTVHGWEPNPDLRPETGSTWSAGVDVNFSQNLIGQFTYFGSSISDRLGVIAGRWENIGLVDTNGLEVALQLRIAAGWSTFLNYTYTDAQIKTGSERGLQLGLIPYSVLQTGVGYENSGWQANLYVTYNSGTRRAFFTNPGDTITDFSPSFVNLDLSGRVPLTSNVGLTVYLENLLGEQYERVNRIYSPGFTFRVGLNASF, from the coding sequence GTGAAAAAGGATTTTTTGTTGCTAACAGTTGCTTTACCGAGTTTACTGATAGCTTTTCCTGGCTTTGCTGCTGAGAGTGAAATTAAGCAGAGAAATACTGATAAATCAACCGAAGTTATTTCAGATATTCCGAGTTTGAGTGAAATCGAGCTACCCGCGACTAATGCCGAATTATTAACTCAACAATCTGCACCGAGTGAAGTTAATCCAGAAACTCAGCCAGAACTAGAGCAAGACGATACAGATATTACCATAGAAGCGATCGCAGAACCGGATAACCTACCTCAATCTACCCCAACTTACGTAATTGATAAAGAAGAAATTCAAAAGCAGGGCGCTACAAGTCTAGCCGATATCTTAAAAAGAATGCCTGGTTTTGCAATCAATGATGTTGGTCATGGTGCAGATATTCACACAGGTACATACTATCGCGGAGCTTCAATTAATCAGTCTGTATTTTTGATTAATGGCAGACCAATTAACAATAATGTCAACACTTATCATGGTGGAACTGATTTAAATAGCATTCCGGTAGAGTCGATTGAACGAGTAGAATTATATAGCGGCACAGCCTCCGCATTGTATGGTTCCTCAGCTTTTGGGGGAGTTGTGAATATCATCACCAAGGAAGGTTATGGCAAACCTAAATTGAGCGCTAGCGCAGAGTTTGGCTCGTTGAGTTTAAATAATCAGCAAGTGACTTATGGTGGTTCATCTGATAAAGTTAAGTACAACTTTAGCTTTGAAAGATTCTTTATAGATAACCGTTACCGCGTTCCTGTAGGTGCTGCAAATCGTGATGAGCAGGGATTTTTATCGAATGCAGACACAGCTACAAGTACTTACTTTGGTAGCATTGGACTAGATTTAGATAAAAAAAATTCATTGAATTTAGATGTTACTGCACTCAGCAGTCGTCGCGGCTTAATTTATTTTGGGTTTCCTCTGCAAAGAGATAGATTAGACCACGATGGTTTAAATGTTGGCTTATCTTGGAAAACTCGGCTAGGTAATGGTGAAAGCTCCAATCTTACAACCTCAATTGGTTATAACCAAGATTATTTCAGCACTTATGGCCCTACAGGCGCATTTTACCGTACAGGATCTTTAGATACACAACAACTTACAGCCAGAGTAGATCATGAGTGGAAAGTTACTTCCAATAATAAGTTGCGCTGGGGATTAGATTTGAAAAACACCGACTTAATCGGTGATGTTTTGAGTACAAATCCTGCGAGAATTGCCAATAACGAAACTGAAGATCGGAGTTTATTCAATACAGCTTTGTTTGCTGTCAATACTTGGAATATTAGCGATAATTTTCTGATAGATTTAGGGCTAAGGCAAAGCTTTGACAGCCAGTTTGGAAATTATCTCAATCCTAGTGTTGGGTTACGTTATGCCGTCACACCAATAGTAGCAGTGCGGGGAAGTTGGGCAGGGGGACAGCGCAATCCGGGGTTAGATCAGTTGTATGTTTATGATACAGTTCATGGTTGGGAACCTAATCCTGATTTAAGACCGGAAACTGGTTCTACTTGGAGTGCGGGAGTAGATGTCAATTTTTCTCAAAATCTGATTGGGCAGTTTACTTACTTTGGTAGTAGTATAAGCGATCGCTTGGGAGTCATCGCCGGCAGATGGGAAAACATTGGACTAGTTGATACCAATGGTTTAGAGGTTGCATTGCAATTAAGAATTGCGGCTGGTTGGTCAACTTTCCTCAACTACACTTATACTGATGCTCAAATAAAAACAGGCTCAGAGAGAGGCTTACAGTTAGGTTTGATTCCCTACTCTGTACTGCAAACTGGCGTGGGTTATGAAAATTCAGGTTGGCAGGCTAATTTGTATGTTACTTACAATAGTGGCACTCGCAGAGCCTTCTTTACAAACCCTGGTGACACGATTACAGATTTTTCGCCATCTTTCGTAAATTTAGATTTGAGCGGACGTGTACCTTTAACTAGCAATGTCGGATTGACAGTTTACTTAGAAAATCTACTAGGTGAGCAATATGAGCGAGTTAATCGCATATATAGCCCTGGATTCACTTTTCGTGTGGGTTTAAACGCC
- the glgX gene encoding glycogen debranching protein GlgX, which yields MYVTLWPGNVYPLGATWDGKGTNFALFSENATGVELCLFDNDDEEIRVPLTEKNNFVWHGYLPGVGPGQKYGFRVHGAWAPEVGHRFNPNKLLIDPYTKAIDGEFSNDPSVFGYSLDAPEKDLVFSELDDAKIMPKCVVVDQSFDWEDDKRLNTPWHTTVIYETHVKGFTKLHPGIPEELRGTYAGLAHPAAIQHLQQLGITAVELMPVHHFLSHPGHLEDKGLRNYWGYDSINYFAPYSSYSASGTEGQQVTEFKQMVKTLHFAGIEVILDVVYNHTGEGNHFGPTLSLRGIDNSVYYRLVKDDPRYYMDFTGCGNSLNVRHAQVLKLIMDSLRYWVIEMHVDGFRFDLASALARELYEVDNLSAFFDIIHQDPILADVKLIAEPWDLGEGGYQVGNFPLRWSEWNGRYRDTVRDFWRGVDDSLGQFAYCFTGSPDLYQTNGRNPNASINFITAHDGFTLNDLVSYNEKHNEANGEDSRDGESHNRSWNCGVEGETDDPEVMRLRERQRRNFLATLMLSQGVPMLLEGDEIGCSQKGNNNVYCQDNEISWRHWDLHKANSDLLDFTRELINFRHQHPVFRRRKWFQGRPIHGLGINDIAWFNSDGSGMTEKQWLVSYAKVMEIFLNGQGIATPGDRGERIIDESFLIFFNAHYELIEFALPNEFKEKVWEIVIDTNEPRFLDRGKLVSGSQSVPVTDRSLMVLRLIS from the coding sequence ATGTATGTAACTTTATGGCCAGGGAATGTATATCCTTTAGGTGCAACTTGGGATGGGAAAGGGACGAACTTTGCTTTATTTTCGGAAAATGCAACAGGGGTAGAGCTTTGTTTATTTGATAATGATGACGAAGAAATTCGCGTGCCTTTGACAGAAAAAAACAATTTTGTGTGGCATGGCTACTTACCAGGAGTTGGCCCAGGTCAAAAGTATGGATTTAGAGTACATGGGGCATGGGCACCGGAGGTAGGTCATCGATTTAATCCAAACAAACTATTGATTGATCCCTACACCAAGGCAATTGACGGTGAATTTAGTAACGATCCATCTGTATTTGGCTACTCTTTAGACGCTCCAGAAAAAGACTTAGTTTTTTCTGAACTAGATGATGCCAAAATAATGCCAAAGTGTGTTGTAGTTGATCAATCTTTTGATTGGGAAGATGATAAACGGCTTAATACACCTTGGCATACAACTGTTATTTATGAAACTCACGTCAAAGGTTTTACTAAACTACATCCAGGTATTCCAGAAGAGTTACGTGGCACTTATGCAGGGTTAGCGCATCCAGCTGCAATTCAACACTTACAGCAATTAGGAATTACAGCAGTTGAGTTGATGCCAGTACATCACTTTTTATCTCATCCGGGACATTTAGAAGATAAAGGATTAAGGAATTACTGGGGTTACGATTCCATCAACTATTTTGCCCCCTATTCTAGTTACAGTGCTAGTGGGACTGAGGGACAACAAGTCACTGAATTCAAGCAAATGGTCAAAACACTTCATTTTGCTGGAATTGAAGTGATTTTAGATGTAGTCTACAACCACACTGGCGAAGGAAATCATTTCGGGCCAACGCTATCTTTGCGAGGTATTGATAATTCTGTATATTACCGTTTGGTTAAAGATGATCCTCGCTACTACATGGATTTTACAGGCTGTGGTAACTCTCTGAATGTGCGTCATGCTCAAGTTCTGAAGTTAATCATGGATAGCCTGCGCTATTGGGTAATAGAAATGCATGTAGATGGCTTCCGATTTGATTTGGCCTCGGCGCTAGCACGGGAATTATATGAGGTAGACAATCTATCAGCCTTCTTTGATATTATTCATCAAGACCCAATCTTAGCAGATGTGAAACTCATTGCTGAACCTTGGGACTTAGGAGAAGGCGGCTATCAAGTTGGGAACTTTCCACTGCGTTGGTCTGAGTGGAATGGCAGATATCGGGATACAGTACGAGATTTTTGGCGTGGTGTAGATGATAGTTTAGGACAATTTGCTTACTGTTTTACCGGTAGCCCTGACCTATATCAAACAAACGGGCGCAACCCAAATGCAAGTATTAATTTCATAACTGCTCATGATGGTTTCACGTTAAATGATTTAGTCAGCTACAACGAAAAGCATAACGAGGCAAACGGGGAAGACAGTAGAGATGGTGAAAGCCATAATAGATCGTGGAATTGTGGTGTAGAAGGTGAAACGGATGATCCAGAAGTAATGCGTTTGCGCGAACGGCAACGACGAAACTTTTTAGCAACCCTAATGCTATCTCAAGGTGTCCCAATGCTATTAGAAGGGGATGAAATTGGCTGTAGTCAAAAGGGAAATAATAATGTCTACTGCCAAGATAATGAAATTTCCTGGCGGCATTGGGATTTGCATAAAGCGAACTCGGATTTACTAGACTTTACACGTGAACTAATTAATTTTCGCCATCAGCATCCAGTATTCCGACGACGTAAGTGGTTTCAAGGTCGTCCCATTCACGGTTTAGGCATTAATGATATTGCTTGGTTTAATTCTGATGGCAGTGGAATGACTGAGAAACAGTGGCTAGTTAGTTATGCCAAAGTAATGGAGATTTTTTTGAATGGGCAGGGAATTGCTACTCCAGGGGATCGTGGTGAGCGGATTATTGATGAAAGTTTTCTGATATTTTTTAACGCTCACTATGAATTAATTGAGTTTGCTTTACCTAATGAATTTAAAGAAAAGGTATGGGAGATAGTAATTGACACAAATGAACCTCGCTTTTTAGATCGGGGAAAGTTAGTTTCAGGTTCTCAAAGTGTACCAGTTACAGATCGTTCTCTGATGGTGTTACGCCTGATCAGTTAG